From the Telopea speciosissima isolate NSW1024214 ecotype Mountain lineage chromosome 9, Tspe_v1, whole genome shotgun sequence genome, the window AatttttttagcaaaaaaaaaaaaaaaaaattccattgttTTAAGATTAATACAAATACATTCACAAAGTATGCTCTGTTTTAAGGAGGATTAAAGAATAGACAAAAACCTCGAAAATTCAGTATGAGACAAATCCAATAACCCCAACGGATCGATACAAAGATATAAGGTAAACTAGTTACTGTTCCACACATTGAATTTGCTATTTGCAATTCAGATTGTTTCACACTTCATTAATAAGCTACCAAGGTCCAACTGAGTATGAAtggagggagaggagagacAAATAAACAAAACAGAACGGATAACACATAATCTATGGTTTTATCATCTTCTAAACTTTGCATGGAGAAAGGGGAGAGCCACATAAACAGTCATTGCCGACAAATGACGATGCCGGAAACTTATTCGCCGGAATCTTACCACACAAATGGTTATAACTCACATCCAACTTTTTCAACTGTGAAATGCTCGCCGGAACTTTCCCAAACATCAGATTCCGAGACAAATTCAAGTATTTCAGCGTTTTGGGCATTTTCAAATTCtccattttgaattttaattgaTTCCCAGAAGCCCAAAATCCAACTAAGTAATCTGTGCTGTTCAGCAAACTCACTGGGCTACCTGTGATTTCATTGTCTGACAGATCAATGTAGTCGTAGAAATAGGTTTCTGCCGGCTTCCAATCGTCTAATTTGATCTTAATCCCACACCCAGCAAGCTTGAGCGAGTAAATGATGGTCGATGAAGTAACCCATTTCGGAATTTCACCTAAATTGAACTTGTTGTAAGAGAGATCGAGTGATTCGATCCCTTTCACGTTCAATTCAGGAAAAGGGTCAACAAGTTGATTATGAGAGAGATCGAGATTGAAGATCTTAGTGAGATTCTTGAAACtcttgggcacaacacctgaGAAACTGTTCGAAGAAAGATCAAGTGTGTCTAATTGTTTGAAATTGGAAAGAAAGTTTGGAATTTTGCCTGTAAGTCTGTTGTGACCCAACTCAAGGTAGCGAAGCTTTGGTGCTAGATATGAAATTGTCGCTGGAATCTCACCGGAAAATTTGTTGCTTGAGAGATTCAGGATTCGGAGATCGGCGAAAGACGAGAAAAAATCAGGGATTTTTCCTGAAAACATATTCTGTTCGAGACTCAGATATGTAATGTTCTTGAGTTGCCGAATTCCGACAGGAATCTCGCCGTAGAGAAGGTTTCTGGCCAGTTTGAGCTGAGTCACCTCGGTGAGTTGAGAAATTGAGCTTGGGATCCGACCCGAAAACCGATTCCCGGAAAAACTCAGAGCACCAAGTTGAGAGAGCCGGCCGATGTTACCGGGTAGAGGACCCGAAAGCTTGCTGTTCTCGATGTAGACGTACTTCAGCTTGGGGAGATCGAAGATTACCTTTGGGAAACCTCCAGTGATATTTTGGAGGTTTTGGAAGTAAATTccatccaagttttgaacctttGATAGTGATGAAGAGATTGTACCCGACAGGTAACTTTTCGGGTTGTCGGTTTGCCCATAAAGTGAGATTGTAGTGACTCGGTTGTTTTCTCGGCACTCTACACCGGACCATGTGCAGCAATCGGTACCGGACTTCCAGGAGGTGAGCATGCCCGATGGATCTTCGATAATGCCAGATTTGAAACCCAATAAGCCAGCTTCATCGTCCACGTGGCATGATGCAGAGATTACAAGTAAGCAATGGtgtgaaaagagggagagaagaagaaaaagaagaaggaaagggagaGAGTGGAATAATGCCATTACTTTGGGCTTTGTTTTGCAAGTGAGGGGAGAAGGTTGGTGAGAGACTCATCAGTGGGTTGAGTGACAAATCTATTTATAAGGTTTTAAGGAAAGAGATAGTGGTAGGCATAGTGGGCCAGTGGCTGTGTGAGCAGGTTGACCTTTGACTTATCTTTTTTGATAAATCTGACCTTTGACTTATCCATTTAAAAAAGTTGGACATGGAGGTGGCCACTGTCGATGGCGTCTCGATATACGTGGCGAGTGGATGTGGGTTGAGTCAAGGGTGTCGGCTAAGAGGTGCATGGACACACGGCTTTTATGGCTGGATTTGATTTTGGATGGATCTGCTTGAGCATGCTCGAATCTCTATACATCTAGACGTGGGCAACCAATGAGAGGACTCCAATGGTAATCAGTGGGTCCTATTCAAGTAAATGAGCGGCCCTTGATTGATTACAGTATATGCCGCAGCGGCACAAAATGATCGCCTCCATCTCCATGAAAGATAGAAATCCCATTCTTATTGATGTTTCCGTTCACTCTGAGTATACAGGGGCCACGCTGTCTTTCAAGgaactctctctccctttcaatatatataatttCATATGGGCAAGAAATTGTTGTTTGATCGTGTGGTATTAAACTAGAgcgagggccaatgagagtgcacaagGGAATCAAAATAgataggatttttattttattgggggGTGGGAGTGGGACGATAATTTTGTGCATTCTTGTTTCTGAAAGTGCAACGTTCTTTTTCATAATTTCATACTTGCACGTTTCAATGGAGAGAGATGATTCACTCTTCGGACCTATAATTTCTTGTTTATGATAGGATGATAGGGGTAGTCGTTGTAAATATAATAGGATGGCCAAAAGTATTAGACTTATATGTTTGTATGGCACATTGTATGTCATCGAAATATCCTTTTAGAAGTTGAAGTGGGAATTGACAGGATCAATATACCTCCTCTTGTATCACTTGAATCAGCAAACACGTACTTTAGTTTAGTCGTACTAAGGTATTGTCCTTAAGATAGTTGAACGCCCTAAATATGATCAGATTGGATTGACCTTACGTTCTCACTTTCAAGATAAAACAATCCAATCACAATTGACAACACTCCAAGTGTGATTACTAATTGGGCAGTGTCTAAAGATTATACTCATTAACTGCTCATTGACAGAGACAAACTAttattgaaaagaaaacaatatttAAGATTGCTTTAAAACAATGTTAGATCAATGAGCAAaacctcctctctttatataagagagaaagagacactACTAAAAGATGTATTCAAAAGATGTCACAAATCATGTCTATTCTCACAAGACTTGTTTGTTAGCCAATCCAACAAGTATTCTAATTAGTACATtcattggctatttaggtgtctattcgGAAAGAACTCAACTGTCTAACAcaccttttataaaataaaataatattttaaatctttaattttaaaatcatttaaaattcaAACAGGGGGTTTAAGGAATAGAAATAAGAATTAGATCGGTAGAACCAGTGATCTCTGATCCTAATTCCTACAGATTAACTCACTTGCTAATTAGGTTAGTCGATCCAATCCAAGATGATCCAGATCGCAGATCCAACCAAACCAGCAACTTGCATGATGAATTCGTGTAACCTAACCTTTTGGGAAAATCAAGGTATAGTCTCCAACATTTTCATTGTCCCCTACCATGCCTTTCTCTCCAACACTTCCTCATGCTCACCATCACGGAAGATGATGAATTGAGAGCAGCCCGAGTCGtcatcaaaagagagagagaaagttgcAAGTGGCTGGGGAGGAAGAAAGTTGCAGGtgacaaaagaaagagagagagagagagaagggtgtTGGAACAGGATAAAAAATGTCGTCTACCAACCATTAGATTGCTATAAAATCCACATGGCGGCTTGTGGGTTGAGCGCAGGAAGATGGTCGTTCAAGCCTAGGctgcagaggatccaaatccaaattattttagattttctttcttttaagggCTAAAAAgatccccccccctcttaaTCATCTTGACACAACAAAGGATTGATTCATATTCTTATCTGGAACCATCCAACAGGTGATATTTGATGAATCAGATGACTCGGATTAGAAGAGCTCCCGATGATCACTAGGCAACAAGGGTACGTGGGTGGCTCCTTCAGGCAATTATtagaaaaaagatctctacttggtggtgtttcctacgcctctcacagggcaccatgagatgacgcATCTgccccctaggtagatacccccagtgctcacccattggcccagacgcttgtgtagagaccatgtgaccaagtagagatctcttgcccatatttaTTTAACGGGCTATGATTGTCCTAACGTTTTTACCTAAAATGTTCTCGACTAGAGATAGGGTTGGACATCCTATTCAGAAAGTCTTCACATTATGTGCTTCTAGGAATGGTGATTTCAGGGCACATACGTGGGTACACATATGATATGTGAATTGAACTGAATCATGTAATAATCTCGCATGTGTTACTGCTAGTACTGGTTGAGGAACGAGATTCTTACTTTGTAGAATTTGGTTTGCCCTTTGACACACTAATGGTTGATGCCCATTGGACAACACATTGGTGTACTAAATTCATGATGTCGTATCGTGAacaaaagagatgctcaacatggaatccactgccaTTGGAATATCAAGTAGAGAAAGTGTGTGTGTCTATGTATGAATAGACGGAAATTTGGATCCAGTGCTATGTTTTCTAACTtgtttataaaaatattttctcatATAAATTTATCGATagtagtttttgaaaaaatgtattcatttttttttttttttgggagtctGATCATGATCACAAAGTAATGGTACAGACATGTACAATGAAATGGGATTTGGCAGTAATTAAATTGCATGTCCCGCAATTCACTATGTGATATTGTTTTGTGGAAGGGTTGATTTgtgattaataaaattaattgtGAATATCTatacttttagaaaataaaatttaattatcTAGTAGAtaattagattaaaaaattATTAGGTGATAATTATGTTAgataaatattcttttttctattcTACTGCTTCCCTCCTTATTATAGCAAATTAGGAATAGAAAACTATCAAAAGAGATGGACACGGACATGACATGATGGGATTAGGAATTCCAATCAAACACAATTTGGACATTGACTTTAGTGGGATTTAGAAATAACGAAGGGAGAGGGAGTAAGGCATTAGCAAGGGTTTAAGAAGAGAGATCCTTCCAATTGATTTCTCTCCTCTCATTGTTGTGTTTTTAAGAACTTGGGCTGtgcttcttttctcttactatgtttcatctttcattcttcacttctctatttatttttcatctttctctCATccctttctaattttttttttggttggttaaAACTATGTTTTCCAtactttgttgttgttgttgagaaatTTGGGTAAATGAGAAAATAAGCATGTGCAATTTTTGACGTTTTCGATCCGTTCAAGAGTTGAAGAGATCGATTCCTTGCATTTTTCGGATGAGGAAGAGTTATTATCAGGAGGAGAAACTGCACTTACAATTCTGAAGTAACTCATTTCCCTTTCCGTTTGATTAATGATTTTTATACAATGATTTCGAATGCAAGAGATATCCTAATCAATTATTCCGTTGTACAATCGAGT encodes:
- the LOC122639809 gene encoding LRR receptor-like serine/threonine-protein kinase GSO1, which gives rise to MALFHSLPFLLLFLLLSLFSHHCLLVISASCHVDDEAGLLGFKSGIIEDPSGMLTSWKSGTDCCTWSGVECRENNRVTTISLYGQTDNPKSYLSGTISSSLSKVQNLDGIYFQNLQNITGGFPKVIFDLPKLKYVYIENSKLSGPLPGNIGRLSQLGALSFSGNRFSGRIPSSISQLTEVTQLKLARNLLYGEIPVGIRQLKNITYLSLEQNMFSGKIPDFFSSFADLRILNLSSNKFSGEIPATISYLAPKLRYLELGHNRLTGKIPNFLSNFKQLDTLDLSSNSFSGVVPKSFKNLTKIFNLDLSHNQLVDPFPELNVKGIESLDLSYNKFNLGEIPKWVTSSTIIYSLKLAGCGIKIKLDDWKPAETYFYDYIDLSDNEITGSPVSLLNSTDYLVGFWASGNQLKFKMENLKMPKTLKYLNLSRNLMFGKVPASISQLKKLDVSYNHLCGKIPANKFPASSFVGNDCLCGSPLSPCKV